One genomic window of Erinaceus europaeus chromosome 19, mEriEur2.1, whole genome shotgun sequence includes the following:
- the LOC103113586 gene encoding high affinity immunoglobulin alpha and immunoglobulin mu Fc receptor-like, producing the protein MVKDTNQRTRWKITLIFTMCLLQAVSALKGPRLVSGEAGREITIRCHYAPLSINKHQRKYWCRLKPMTSVCHTIVSTNHYTDLHYHGRVTLVDFPQNGLFVVRLSQLSLDDVGHYRCGIGNQNNILFLNMNLTISTGMAVFQT; encoded by the exons GACACAAATCAAAGGACGAGATGGAAAATTACCCTTATTTTCACAATGTGTCTGCTGCAAG CTGTGAGTGCATTGAAGGGTCCAAGGTTGGTGTCTGGTGAGGCTGGAAGGGAAATCACCATCAGGTGCCACTATGCCCCACTATCTATCAATAAACACCAAAGGAAGTACTGGTGTCGCCTGAAACCCATGACATCGGTCTGCCACACCATTGTGTCCACCAATCACTATACTGACCTTCACTACCATGGCCGGGTAACTCTAGTAGATTTTCCACAGAATGGTTTATTTGTGGTGAGGCTTTCCCAACTGTCACTGGATGATGTGGGGCACTATCGCTGTGGTATTGGAAACCAAAACAACATTCTGTTCCTCAACATGAATCTGACCATTTCTACAGGTATGGCTGTTTTTCAAACTTGA